TGCGGCGCGCGCTTCATTGATGGCGGCATTCGCCTCCTGCAAGCTGGCGCGCACTGCACGGTCATCGACAGTGAACAGCACCTGGCCCTTTTCCACATAGTCACCCGGCTGCACTCGCAAATCACTGACCAGCCCGGACAATGCCGTGCCGATATCGACAATCTCACTCGACGGTTCGACCAGTCCGGCACCGGCCACGCGTGTCGCATTCGCGAGCTCGCCGGTCGCGCGCGGGGGCTCGTTCTCGGGTTCGGACAATTCGCGGTCGGGCAGGCCGTTCCAGATGAACACTACCGCCACGAGCAATCCGACCACGGCAATGATCGGCAATATCTTGCGCGAGAAGCTGAGATTTTCAGGAAGCAATGCCATGATGAATGGTCCGTTCTAGTGGTCGTGTTTAGTGATCATGTTTAGTGATCATGTTTAATGATCTTCGGGCATGTCGGTGCCGTCATGGGTTATCCGCCCGTCCTCGAGGACGAGAATACGGTCGGCGAGATCGAAAATGCGGTTATCGTGGGTAACAATGATGACGCTACGGTCCTCGGACACGCCCACTTCGCGGAGCAAGTCCATCACCCGGCGGCCCGACTTGGCATCTAGCGCGGCGGTCGGTTCATCGCACACGACCAGACGCGGTTCGTGGACCAGTGCGCGGGCAATCGCGACGCGCTGCTGCTGGCCGCCCGAGAGCTGGTTGGGAAGCTTGTCCGCCTGATCGGCTATGTTGAGTTTTTCCAGCATGGCGACGGCGCGCTCGCGCGCTTCGAGCCGGTCCATTCCCTGCGCGATCAGGGGTACGGCGGCATTGGATGCGGCATCCACCGACGGGATCAGATTATATTGCTGGAAGATAAAGCCGATATTCTGCAGCCGGAAATTGACGAGCTCATTATCGGACAGATTGTAAATATCGGTGCCGAACACATCGACTTCGCCCTGCGTTGGCCACAAGATGCCGCACATGATCGAAATGAGCGTGGTTTTGCCCGAGCCGCTTGCGCCGACGACATACGTCATTTCGCCCGACCGGATGTCGCAATCGATGCCATGCAGCACGGTGATGACATCCTGACCGGATGGGAAATCGCGCGTAACGCCGCGCGTGCTGATGGCGAATGGTCCGTCGCCATCGAGCGTTGCGTC
This genomic window from Pontixanthobacter aestiaquae contains:
- a CDS encoding ABC transporter ATP-binding protein gives rise to the protein MSSASQSPESLDATLDGDGPFAISTRGVTRDFPSGQDVITVLHGIDCDIRSGEMTYVVGASGSGKTTLISIMCGILWPTQGEVDVFGTDIYNLSDNELVNFRLQNIGFIFQQYNLIPSVDAASNAAVPLIAQGMDRLEARERAVAMLEKLNIADQADKLPNQLSGGQQQRVAIARALVHEPRLVVCDEPTAALDAKSGRRVMDLLREVGVSEDRSVIIVTHDNRIFDLADRILVLEDGRITHDGTDMPEDH